From Psychrobacillus sp. FSL K6-2836, a single genomic window includes:
- a CDS encoding YunC family protein, with amino-acid sequence MINLEPINIEGYTFLSISVELPKTNLLVVTNDKGYIMCGALDVALLNEKLKDRKVVAGRAVGVKTISQLLDAPLESITYEAEELGITQGMIGRKALLKMI; translated from the coding sequence ATGATTAATCTAGAACCAATTAATATTGAGGGGTATACATTTTTATCGATTTCTGTAGAATTGCCTAAAACGAACTTACTCGTTGTCACCAATGATAAAGGGTATATAATGTGTGGTGCTCTAGACGTTGCGCTACTTAATGAGAAATTGAAAGATAGAAAGGTAGTTGCCGGAAGAGCTGTTGGAGTAAAAACAATATCTCAGCTTTTGGATGCGCCGCTTGAATCCATTACCTACGAAGCGGAAGAACTAGGTATCACTCAAGGTATGATCGGAAGGAAAGCCCTTTTAAAAATGATATAG
- the qoxA gene encoding cytochrome aa3 quinol oxidase subunit II: protein MKLKMKWILLTMVITISTVLTACEPLLVLDPKGPQAKTQADDIMLSIWLMLGIVIVVLAILVFVLLKYRASKQPKDYEPPHIEGSPIVEAICIGIPIIIVIFLSIVSVKSNYEVEATPVGYEDQEPLVIYASSSNWKWHFSYPEEDIETVNYLYIPEDRAIEFKLYSYGPITSFWIPQLGGQKYAMSDMITTLHLAADQPGEFMGRNANFSGAGFAENTFEVTAMSPAEYEEWVEEVHETASPLTEEKFEELLEPGHLGRSTYTGTHLEFAPPPEHDHGSANTDGEEDSDLEGHEEHDAHNAEEHSNH, encoded by the coding sequence ATGAAATTAAAAATGAAATGGATTCTTTTAACGATGGTTATCACTATTTCCACCGTGTTAACCGCTTGTGAACCATTACTAGTTTTAGATCCGAAAGGCCCGCAAGCAAAAACACAGGCTGACGATATTATGTTATCTATTTGGCTTATGTTAGGTATAGTTATTGTCGTTTTAGCTATTTTAGTGTTTGTCTTATTAAAATACCGTGCTTCAAAACAACCGAAAGATTACGAGCCACCACATATTGAAGGAAGCCCAATTGTTGAAGCAATTTGTATCGGTATACCTATTATAATAGTTATCTTCTTATCTATCGTTTCCGTAAAAAGTAACTATGAAGTCGAAGCAACTCCAGTAGGATACGAAGATCAAGAGCCTTTAGTTATTTATGCTTCTTCATCTAACTGGAAATGGCATTTTAGCTATCCGGAAGAAGATATCGAAACAGTAAACTATTTATATATCCCTGAGGACCGTGCTATTGAATTTAAACTGTATTCATATGGTCCAATCACAAGCTTCTGGATTCCACAGCTAGGAGGTCAAAAGTACGCTATGTCTGATATGATTACAACTTTACACTTAGCGGCAGATCAACCTGGAGAATTTATGGGTAGAAATGCTAACTTCAGTGGAGCTGGATTCGCAGAGAATACTTTTGAAGTTACTGCAATGTCTCCTGCTGAATACGAAGAATGGGTAGAAGAAGTACATGAAACTGCTTCACCTCTTACAGAAGAAAAATTTGAGGAATTATTAGAACCTGGGCATCTTGGTCGTTCTACTTATACAGGAACACACTTAGAATTTGCTCCTCCGCCAGAACATGATCACGGTTCAGCAAATACTGATGGTGAAGAAGATTCTGATCTAGAAGGTCATGAAGAACACGATGCACATAATGCAGAAGAGCATTCAAATCATTAA
- the qoxB gene encoding cytochrome aa3 quinol oxidase subunit I, producing MDFFDRFAVPHPSFLIYASMVGIGLTMLAIVVGITYFKKWGYLWREWITTVDHKRIGIMYLLTALLMLFRGGVDGIMMRYQLSMPENTFLDSQHYNEVFTTHGVVMILFMAMPFIIFFFNYLVPLQIGARDVAFPRLNALSFWLFFMGMGLFNLSFIIGGSPDAGWTSYFPLAGNEFSTSVGTNYYMIAIQIAGIGTLMTGINFITTILKMRAPGMTLMKMPMFTWSAFIANVIIVFAFPVLTVLLAMGTMDRLFGTNFFTTDNGGMDMLWANLFWVWGHPEVYILILPAFGLYSEIIPTFARRNLYGYKSMVASMVIISVLSFLVWAHHFFTMGQGPFANSIFSITTMAIAIPTGVKIFNWLFTLWKGKIEFTTPMLYSVLFIPLFTLGGVTGVMLAMSAADYQYHNTMFLVAHFHNVIIPGVVYAMLAGLTFYWPKIFGFMLNERLGKWTAWILSVGFVLAFIPMYITGLDGQARRMYTYSESTGFSLLNMVSFVGAAVMAIAFVLLVYNIYYSIRYSPRNIGSDPWDARSLEWATHTPVPEYNFAITPQVASTQAFWDSKKNGHELYKGDIEKIHMPNNSGLPFIMSCIFFVFGFALVFSIWPVVIVSLIGILACLAYRSFEKDHGRYISVEEIKETETRLRGAKK from the coding sequence ATGGATTTCTTTGATCGTTTTGCAGTACCACATCCAAGCTTTTTAATATATGCATCCATGGTTGGTATCGGATTAACTATGCTTGCCATTGTTGTAGGAATCACCTACTTTAAGAAATGGGGATACTTATGGCGCGAATGGATAACTACTGTTGACCATAAACGAATTGGTATCATGTATTTACTAACAGCATTACTTATGCTGTTCCGCGGTGGCGTAGATGGAATTATGATGCGTTATCAACTTTCTATGCCTGAAAATACATTTTTAGATTCACAACATTATAATGAAGTTTTCACAACTCACGGAGTAGTTATGATCCTATTTATGGCTATGCCATTCATTATATTTTTCTTTAACTATCTTGTTCCTCTACAAATTGGAGCGCGAGATGTTGCATTTCCACGCTTAAATGCTTTAAGTTTTTGGTTATTCTTTATGGGAATGGGATTATTCAATCTATCATTTATAATAGGTGGATCACCTGATGCAGGCTGGACATCTTACTTCCCTCTAGCTGGTAATGAGTTTAGTACGTCTGTTGGTACGAACTATTACATGATTGCTATTCAAATAGCTGGTATCGGTACATTAATGACTGGTATTAACTTCATTACGACTATTTTAAAGATGAGAGCACCTGGCATGACTCTTATGAAAATGCCAATGTTCACATGGTCCGCTTTCATCGCCAACGTTATTATTGTTTTTGCTTTCCCTGTGTTAACAGTATTGCTAGCAATGGGAACAATGGATAGACTATTTGGAACAAACTTCTTTACTACCGATAATGGTGGTATGGATATGCTTTGGGCTAACTTGTTCTGGGTGTGGGGACATCCTGAAGTATATATTTTGATATTACCTGCATTTGGTCTATACAGTGAAATTATTCCAACGTTTGCACGACGTAATCTGTATGGTTATAAATCGATGGTTGCATCAATGGTAATTATTTCTGTACTTTCGTTCTTAGTATGGGCTCACCATTTCTTTACAATGGGTCAAGGTCCTTTTGCAAACAGTATATTCTCCATTACAACGATGGCGATTGCTATTCCAACGGGTGTAAAAATATTTAACTGGCTATTCACCTTGTGGAAAGGAAAAATCGAGTTTACTACACCAATGCTCTATTCGGTTCTTTTTATCCCACTATTTACTTTAGGTGGAGTTACTGGTGTAATGTTAGCGATGTCAGCAGCTGACTATCAATATCACAATACGATGTTCTTAGTGGCTCACTTCCATAACGTAATTATTCCAGGGGTAGTTTATGCCATGCTTGCTGGTCTTACGTTCTATTGGCCAAAAATCTTTGGCTTCATGTTGAATGAGAGACTTGGTAAATGGACTGCATGGATACTTTCAGTCGGCTTTGTATTAGCCTTTATACCAATGTATATTACTGGTTTGGATGGTCAGGCACGTCGTATGTATACGTACTCTGAATCTACTGGCTTTAGTTTATTGAACATGGTTTCATTTGTCGGTGCTGCAGTTATGGCAATCGCCTTTGTTCTACTTGTTTATAACATTTACTATAGTATTCGTTACTCTCCAAGAAATATTGGTAGCGACCCTTGGGATGCACGTTCACTTGAATGGGCAACGCATACCCCAGTACCAGAGTATAACTTTGCTATTACACCACAGGTTGCTTCTACACAAGCATTCTGGGACTCAAAGAAAAATGGACATGAGTTATATAAAGGCGATATAGAAAAAATTCATATGCCAAATAATAGTGGTTTACCATTTATCATGAGTTGTATTTTCTTTGTATTTGGCTTTGCCCTGGTATTTAGTATATGGCCAGTGGTAATTGTCTCTTTAATCGGTATTTTAGCTTGTTTAGCTTACCGTTCATTTGAGAAAGACCATGGAAGATATATTTCTGTCGAAGAAATTAAAGAAACAGAAACTAGATTGCGAGGTGCTAAAAAATGA
- the qoxC gene encoding cytochrome aa3 quinol oxidase subunit III, with amino-acid sequence MKVDNSLPLEYSTEENNLKILGFWIFIGAEIMLFATLFTAYFTLENRTGNGPTGAEIFEITPVLIETILLLTSSFTIGLAIHAMRLNKKKATMGFFIVTLILGAAFLGVEIYEFSHYVHVGAGLQTSAFTAALLTTLGTHGLHVTLGFFWGLFILIQIKKRGLTPETANKSFIFSLYWHFLDIIWIFIFSFIYLKGMM; translated from the coding sequence ATGAAGGTAGATAACTCGCTTCCACTTGAATATAGTACAGAAGAAAATAACCTGAAGATCCTAGGTTTTTGGATCTTTATAGGTGCGGAAATAATGCTTTTCGCAACACTTTTCACTGCGTATTTCACATTAGAAAATCGTACTGGCAATGGTCCAACTGGTGCTGAAATTTTTGAAATCACACCAGTTCTAATAGAAACTATTTTACTGTTAACAAGTAGCTTTACTATTGGGCTTGCTATTCATGCCATGCGATTAAATAAGAAAAAAGCTACAATGGGATTCTTTATCGTCACATTAATTTTAGGAGCAGCTTTCCTAGGAGTTGAAATCTACGAGTTCTCTCATTACGTACATGTTGGTGCGGGACTGCAAACAAGTGCATTTACCGCTGCTTTGTTGACGACCTTAGGAACACATGGTTTGCACGTAACATTAGGATTCTTCTGGGGATTATTTATATTAATACAGATTAAAAAACGGGGGCTAACTCCAGAAACAGCCAATAAATCGTTTATTTTCTCACTTTATTGGCATTTCCTAGATATTATTTGGATCTTCATCTTTAGCTTCATCTACTTGAAAGGAATGATGTAA
- the qoxD gene encoding cytochrome aa3 quinol oxidase subunit IV, which produces MKELFPLKQVMGFAFSLVLTVVALLVYFTDMSYTVGMTVLLITAFVQAGLQIVVFMHAGETKDKGSIYLNIYYSLLIALITIFGTLLVLVWDM; this is translated from the coding sequence ATGAAAGAATTATTCCCTCTTAAACAAGTAATGGGCTTTGCATTTTCGTTAGTCCTAACTGTCGTAGCGCTTTTAGTTTACTTTACTGACATGTCCTACACAGTAGGAATGACAGTGCTACTAATAACTGCTTTCGTTCAAGCTGGTCTACAGATAGTTGTGTTTATGCACGCTGGAGAGACTAAAGATAAAGGTTCTATCTATCTAAATATCTACTATTCCCTACTTATTGCTCTAATTACCATTTTCGGTACACTACTTGTATTGGTTTGGGATATGTAA
- a CDS encoding DUF2812 domain-containing protein, with the protein MKKMRWLWSYRIDTTEIWLEDLVAKGFHLKSLNRFSRVFTFEQRDSVEKKVRIHYGEKTLAPKLVSVGWETEVNSGKWQVLTNESPDISVFPSKDQLFKRTRLHAYMYFLISTFYLSSYLSFIFLFGIILNIFSETFQVGPLLIPIIIYTGLIALTIFVYRAYRKFEKQLLGTAVIKKSGTKKVRRVRPAWMYEPLRTKIWLEEMAERGYELESVFATIFTFRPKEKNNISYEVTFEPKINANYFQLHKDFGWELKYTSNITWLNYTIWGMPYEEGEEKPAFSYDQLERRKVAKKAFFMNCGISIFILFICAQSIYMNTITIDQPFLVWSYMGVIRILLVVMSVFWVFLFVRIVLGYRKELKLISGA; encoded by the coding sequence ATGAAAAAAATGAGGTGGCTTTGGAGTTACCGGATTGATACTACCGAAATATGGCTAGAGGATTTGGTAGCAAAAGGTTTTCACTTAAAAAGTCTTAACCGTTTTTCGAGGGTGTTTACGTTTGAGCAAAGGGATTCAGTAGAGAAAAAAGTACGTATTCATTACGGTGAAAAAACACTTGCCCCTAAGCTCGTCTCTGTTGGTTGGGAAACTGAGGTAAATTCTGGCAAGTGGCAAGTGCTCACAAATGAGAGCCCAGATATCTCCGTTTTTCCTAGTAAGGATCAATTGTTTAAACGAACTCGATTGCATGCTTATATGTATTTCTTAATCTCAACCTTCTATTTATCATCTTATTTATCGTTTATATTTTTATTTGGCATTATTCTTAATATTTTTAGTGAGACTTTTCAAGTTGGTCCACTATTAATACCAATAATCATTTATACCGGACTAATCGCGTTAACTATTTTCGTCTATAGAGCTTATCGTAAATTTGAAAAGCAATTACTCGGTACTGCGGTCATTAAAAAGTCTGGAACGAAGAAAGTCCGTAGAGTTCGCCCAGCTTGGATGTACGAGCCATTAAGAACGAAAATTTGGCTCGAGGAAATGGCAGAAAGGGGCTATGAGCTTGAATCCGTTTTTGCAACGATTTTCACATTCCGTCCAAAGGAAAAAAATAATATTTCTTATGAGGTAACGTTTGAACCGAAAATTAATGCAAATTACTTTCAGCTTCATAAGGATTTTGGGTGGGAGTTAAAATACACTTCTAATATAACATGGTTGAACTACACAATATGGGGGATGCCTTATGAAGAGGGGGAAGAAAAACCTGCATTTTCGTATGATCAACTAGAGAGAAGAAAAGTCGCAAAAAAGGCTTTTTTCATGAACTGTGGTATATCTATCTTCATTTTATTCATTTGTGCTCAGTCTATATATATGAATACAATCACAATTGATCAACCATTTCTGGTATGGTCATATATGGGGGTTATTCGCATATTGCTTGTGGTTATGAGTGTGTTTTGGGTCTTTTTGTTTGTTCGTATTGTTTTAGGCTACCGAAAAGAGTTGAAATTAATTAGTGGAGCGTAA
- a CDS encoding PadR family transcriptional regulator: MTETAFYILLSLTEPSHGYGIIKRVEELTNGRLKLGSGTIYGTLTKMQNDGMISVFSDEKRKTIYEITEVGKNVMRAEIVRLKELHTNALRLEEEFK, translated from the coding sequence ATGACCGAAACTGCCTTTTATATACTGCTTTCTTTAACAGAGCCATCCCACGGCTACGGCATTATTAAACGTGTGGAGGAATTAACAAACGGTAGATTAAAGCTAGGTTCAGGTACGATTTATGGTACTTTAACAAAAATGCAAAACGATGGAATGATTAGCGTATTTTCAGATGAAAAACGTAAAACGATTTACGAAATTACTGAGGTTGGCAAGAATGTGATGCGAGCGGAAATTGTTCGTTTAAAAGAATTACACACAAATGCCTTACGCTTGGAGGAGGAATTTAAATGA
- a CDS encoding S8 family serine peptidase, whose product MKLRKKKSQTKVLSVVASVLMTFSLVAPNVVSAETANKLHQSFRDSSSNSLSAKDKLNSRLLESFKSDDKVTFLIKFKEKSDSLQVAEEARENAEKANLSSHNAKLIQRSAVVSELKSTSLESQQTVTEFLEQEVAKGNAKDVESYYIVNGMSVTATQEVAEKLATFPEVEKILPNETRQLFTTKTESAVVPKAETANVEWNVERVKAPEVWEMGIDGAGTVVASIDTGVQWDHPALKEKYRGYNKATGAVSHDYNWFDATAGRATPYDDQGHGTHVTGTMVGSEPNGANQVGVAPGAKYIAVKAFTASGGSDTDLLEAAEWILAPTDAEGNARVDMAPDVVNNSWGGGAGLDEWYRDVVVNWRAAEIFPEFSAGNTTLTNPGGAGSVAAPANYPESFATGATDINNTVANFSLRGPSPYAEIKPDVSAPGVNIRSSVPGGVYEGGWNGTSMAGPAVAGVAALLRQVDADITVDEMEEILLTTANPLTDSVYTTVPNHGYGHGLVDAYEAVASIITGLGTLEGQVSQQGDDTEAPVFEHTAPSETYEGMALPLTISVTDNISVSSVGLNYKDADGAWQSIEAGRTSGDYTDGEYTVVVPGELITGESFTYKWTINDFGNNEVVSEEYEIQVNPGITVGYSEDFEATPIGWTSFGEKNSWEWGTPTTGPENAASGEKVYATNLDGTYESSMNATLVMPPVDLPEGNSYIQFKQWHEFEQSSTGRAWDYGHVFISTDQVEWTQLLMVQGTSDGWIDAEVDLSAYAGQRVYIGFNAFSDGSVVKNGWYLDDVVLADISQTGKVSKGNNGKKGNNGNNGNNGNKGLNVNKGNNKETDKKSLKEAIDPKTIKPVMPVKEAPPVVDTIVNPTLLPLGAQVSVLESGRSVYTNPADGTYSLTHGAGTFTAKAEAYGFESEEKSVTIEADGTATANFTLLEMEENTVSGVITDQSTGEAIEGATIILVEDANVTPVITDASGNYSLTAYEGDYTLKIIARGYHSQEVTITIGADATTQNIALEPFYTYPGGEIGYDDGTAENARAFNAAGNAWAVKMSLPEGKENGIVTDGVFRFWDTEWPSPGGTAFAVEVWDATGADGTPGKKLAGPIDATALRNGEWTVVDLTEHNITVNGDFYMVYRQTVANPNSPGLATDEDGVNAERSYQGVSGAWSPSPAAEGNYMIRARVSYEVVGPIITSPEAGLVTNDPQFIVEGTASPTTTIELKQNGEDAGSAVVGDDGKFAIEVELTEGSNEFVAVSVLDDRVTGQSDPATVILDTVKPELTIDNPVNGEKTNRETVTVQGTIADENLEFVRVNGQAATVSNGKYSKRILLDEGINEIVVEASDKAGNSVSKAVTVTADYNAPEISNLKPASDLYLATGRSVKIEFDSDPGLKPSFVIHMPLTNVGQLNNATELPMMEMGDGHYVGYWTVPADTVANGAVIEVKVVDEFANETRQKATGKLFINVPAPTEQSKEEATEVKVEMPVKDLAE is encoded by the coding sequence ATGAAGTTGAGGAAGAAAAAAAGTCAAACTAAAGTTCTAAGTGTCGTAGCTAGCGTACTTATGACGTTTTCACTTGTCGCACCAAACGTTGTTAGTGCAGAAACAGCAAATAAACTTCACCAATCGTTCAGGGATTCAAGTTCTAATTCTCTTTCTGCTAAGGACAAGCTAAACAGTCGATTACTGGAAAGTTTTAAAAGTGATGATAAAGTTACGTTTCTTATAAAATTCAAGGAGAAATCAGATTCTTTACAAGTAGCTGAAGAAGCTAGGGAAAATGCTGAAAAGGCAAATTTGTCCTCTCATAATGCTAAGCTAATTCAACGATCTGCAGTTGTATCAGAACTGAAGTCTACTTCCTTAGAATCTCAGCAAACTGTCACAGAGTTCCTGGAGCAAGAAGTTGCGAAAGGGAATGCGAAGGATGTTGAATCTTACTATATAGTCAACGGAATGTCTGTTACGGCAACGCAGGAAGTTGCAGAAAAGTTAGCTACATTTCCAGAGGTAGAGAAAATTTTGCCGAATGAAACTCGTCAATTATTTACTACAAAAACAGAAAGTGCAGTCGTGCCAAAAGCAGAAACTGCAAATGTTGAATGGAATGTGGAACGTGTCAAAGCTCCAGAAGTATGGGAGATGGGCATTGATGGAGCAGGAACGGTAGTAGCAAGTATTGATACAGGTGTCCAATGGGATCATCCAGCCTTAAAAGAAAAATACCGTGGCTATAATAAGGCGACTGGAGCGGTTTCTCATGACTATAACTGGTTTGATGCAACAGCAGGACGGGCTACACCATATGATGACCAAGGACATGGAACACATGTAACGGGAACAATGGTTGGTAGTGAACCTAATGGTGCGAACCAAGTTGGGGTAGCTCCAGGAGCAAAATATATTGCCGTTAAAGCTTTTACGGCAAGCGGAGGATCGGATACAGATTTACTAGAAGCAGCTGAATGGATATTAGCTCCAACAGATGCGGAAGGTAATGCACGAGTGGATATGGCTCCGGATGTTGTGAACAACTCATGGGGTGGCGGTGCAGGGCTTGATGAATGGTACCGTGATGTTGTAGTTAACTGGCGTGCAGCAGAAATTTTCCCGGAGTTTTCTGCAGGTAATACTACACTTACCAATCCTGGTGGAGCAGGTTCTGTAGCAGCACCTGCTAACTATCCAGAGTCTTTTGCAACAGGAGCAACGGATATTAATAATACAGTAGCAAACTTCTCGTTACGTGGACCTTCTCCGTATGCAGAAATTAAACCGGATGTCTCTGCACCTGGTGTAAATATACGTTCATCTGTACCAGGAGGTGTTTATGAAGGTGGTTGGAATGGTACATCGATGGCAGGGCCAGCTGTAGCAGGTGTAGCAGCATTGCTTAGACAAGTGGATGCTGACATAACAGTGGATGAGATGGAAGAAATTCTGCTTACTACAGCCAATCCATTAACAGATTCTGTGTATACAACGGTTCCGAATCACGGATATGGCCATGGTTTAGTAGATGCATATGAAGCAGTGGCGTCTATTATTACAGGTCTTGGAACATTAGAAGGACAAGTTTCACAGCAAGGTGATGATACAGAGGCTCCAGTATTTGAACATACTGCTCCTAGTGAGACGTATGAAGGAATGGCTTTACCTCTAACAATCTCCGTTACTGATAACATCAGCGTTTCATCAGTTGGCTTAAACTATAAAGATGCAGATGGTGCATGGCAATCAATTGAAGCTGGGCGCACATCTGGAGATTATACGGATGGTGAATATACTGTAGTAGTACCTGGAGAATTAATAACAGGGGAATCTTTTACTTACAAATGGACGATAAATGATTTTGGGAATAATGAAGTAGTAAGCGAAGAATACGAGATTCAAGTGAATCCAGGAATCACAGTTGGTTATTCAGAAGATTTTGAAGCAACTCCTATTGGATGGACTTCTTTCGGAGAGAAAAATAGCTGGGAATGGGGTACTCCAACTACGGGTCCAGAAAATGCAGCGTCTGGAGAAAAAGTGTACGCTACCAATTTAGATGGAACGTATGAAAGTTCTATGAATGCGACGCTTGTTATGCCTCCAGTAGATTTGCCTGAAGGAAATTCATACATCCAATTCAAGCAATGGCATGAGTTCGAACAGTCTTCCACGGGAAGAGCGTGGGATTATGGTCATGTATTTATCTCTACAGATCAAGTAGAATGGACGCAACTTTTAATGGTTCAAGGCACATCTGACGGTTGGATAGATGCAGAGGTTGACTTGTCAGCATATGCTGGACAACGTGTATACATCGGATTTAACGCTTTTTCAGATGGAAGTGTTGTGAAAAATGGCTGGTATTTAGATGATGTTGTTTTAGCGGATATTTCCCAAACTGGAAAAGTATCGAAAGGAAATAATGGCAAAAAAGGTAATAACGGCAACAATGGAAATAACGGTAATAAAGGATTAAATGTAAACAAAGGTAATAACAAGGAAACAGATAAAAAGTCATTAAAAGAAGCAATTGATCCTAAAACAATTAAGCCGGTAATGCCAGTAAAAGAAGCACCTCCAGTAGTAGATACAATTGTTAATCCTACATTATTGCCATTAGGTGCACAAGTAAGTGTCTTAGAGTCTGGTCGCTCAGTTTATACAAACCCAGCGGATGGTACGTATTCACTTACGCATGGTGCAGGAACATTTACAGCTAAAGCAGAAGCGTACGGATTTGAGTCTGAAGAAAAATCTGTAACGATAGAAGCAGATGGTACGGCAACTGCTAATTTCACATTGTTGGAAATGGAAGAAAATACGGTAAGTGGAGTAATCACGGACCAATCGACAGGAGAGGCGATTGAAGGTGCAACAATTATCCTTGTCGAAGATGCAAATGTAACGCCTGTAATAACAGATGCATCTGGTAATTACTCTTTAACAGCATACGAGGGAGACTACACACTAAAAATAATTGCTCGTGGCTACCATAGCCAAGAAGTAACAATTACAATTGGTGCAGACGCGACAACACAAAATATTGCCCTAGAACCTTTCTACACATATCCAGGTGGAGAAATTGGATATGATGATGGAACAGCAGAAAATGCACGTGCATTCAATGCTGCAGGAAACGCTTGGGCAGTAAAAATGTCTCTTCCTGAAGGCAAAGAAAATGGAATTGTTACGGATGGAGTTTTCCGTTTCTGGGATACAGAATGGCCAAGTCCAGGTGGCACAGCGTTTGCGGTAGAAGTTTGGGATGCGACAGGAGCAGATGGGACACCTGGTAAAAAACTTGCGGGTCCTATTGATGCAACAGCACTTCGTAATGGTGAATGGACTGTAGTTGACCTCACGGAACACAATATCACCGTGAATGGCGACTTCTATATGGTATATCGTCAAACTGTAGCAAACCCGAACTCACCAGGACTTGCAACAGATGAAGACGGAGTAAACGCAGAAAGAAGTTACCAAGGAGTATCCGGAGCATGGTCACCTTCTCCAGCAGCAGAAGGAAATTATATGATTCGTGCCCGTGTTAGCTATGAAGTAGTTGGTCCAATTATTACTTCACCAGAGGCTGGTTTAGTAACAAATGATCCGCAGTTTATAGTAGAAGGAACTGCTTCACCTACAACTACAATTGAGTTAAAGCAAAATGGAGAAGACGCTGGCTCAGCAGTTGTTGGTGATGATGGTAAATTTGCTATTGAAGTAGAATTGACAGAAGGGTCAAATGAATTTGTAGCAGTTTCTGTGTTGGACGATCGAGTAACAGGTCAATCCGATCCTGCCACAGTTATTTTGGATACAGTAAAGCCAGAACTAACTATCGATAATCCAGTGAATGGAGAAAAAACAAATCGTGAAACTGTAACTGTTCAAGGTACCATTGCAGATGAAAATCTAGAGTTCGTTCGTGTTAATGGGCAAGCTGCCACGGTTTCGAACGGTAAATACTCTAAACGAATTCTTCTAGACGAAGGAATAAACGAAATCGTAGTAGAGGCTAGTGACAAAGCTGGTAATAGTGTGTCGAAAGCAGTCACTGTTACAGCAGATTACAATGCACCTGAAATTTCGAACCTGAAGCCAGCAAGTGATCTTTATTTGGCAACAGGAAGAAGCGTTAAAATTGAATTTGATAGCGATCCAGGGTTAAAACCTTCGTTTGTTATCCATATGCCATTAACTAATGTAGGACAATTGAACAATGCAACAGAGCTACCTATGATGGAAATGGGCGATGGACATTACGTTGGTTATTGGACAGTGCCTGCTGATACTGTTGCAAATGGAGCAGTTATCGAAGTAAAAGTAGTAGATGAGTTTGCTAATGAAACACGTCAAAAAGCTACAGGCAAACTATTTATCAATGTTCCTGCACCAACGGAACAATCTAAAGAAGAGGCGACAGAAGTAAAAGTAGAAATGCCAGTCAAAGATTTAGCAGAATAA
- a CDS encoding SLAP domain-containing protein, which yields MQKLKFESSWGKAIAVKDKELIAEIFQNSNTEDGQSIRLVPIWEAMNYKGEVLITVLIHNFMDTELTFQNQKFTYIEKEAIIAEHIFTVPQLIIKRKTSMPWTFIFPIESLVMKEIRGNGKLKI from the coding sequence ATGCAAAAGTTGAAATTTGAATCTTCCTGGGGAAAGGCAATTGCTGTAAAGGATAAAGAACTAATAGCCGAGATTTTTCAAAATAGTAATACGGAAGATGGGCAAAGTATTCGATTGGTGCCCATTTGGGAAGCAATGAATTATAAAGGAGAGGTTTTGATCACTGTCCTAATCCATAACTTTATGGATACAGAGTTGACTTTTCAAAATCAAAAATTTACCTATATAGAAAAAGAAGCAATTATTGCAGAGCATATCTTTACTGTTCCTCAGTTAATTATTAAACGAAAAACTAGTATGCCATGGACGTTTATCTTTCCGATTGAAAGTTTGGTAATGAAAGAAATCCGTGGAAATGGAAAGTTAAAAATATAA